A region of Betta splendens chromosome 13, fBetSpl5.4, whole genome shotgun sequence DNA encodes the following proteins:
- the tmem97 gene encoding sigma intracellular receptor 2, which produces MFVRVLELIFFLYFASHIPITLFIDLQALLPGHVYPEPLQALLRWYAEEFKDPMVLDPPHWFKSFIFCEALLQMPFFPVAAYAFLKGGCKWIRTPAIVYSTHVATSLIPILAHILFYEFPVKPHAGPQTLQERWLLMSIYAPYLLVPVLILLTMLFSSTYNSSPYSDQAPAKKRKKRN; this is translated from the exons ATGTTCGTCCGTGTTTtagaattgattttttttctctacttTGCCTCCCACATCCCCATTACACTGTTTATCGACTTACAAGCGCTGCTGCCTGGACACGTGTATCCCGAGCCG CTCCAGGCCCTTCTGCGCTGGTATGCGGAGGAGTTCAAGGACCCCATGGTGCTGGACCCTCCACACTGGTTCAAGTCCTTCATTTTCTGCGAGGCCTTGCTGCAGATGCCGTTCTTTCCCGTCGCAGCTTATGCTTTTCTAAAAG GTGGCTGTAAGTGGATCAGGACCCCTGCTATTGTGTACTCCACTCACGTGGCGACCTCACTCATCCCCATCTTAGCCCACATTCTTTTCTATGAGTTCCCGGTGAAACCCCACGCCGGGCCCCAGACCCTGCAGGAGCGCTGGCTGCTCATGTCCATCTACGCTCCGTACCTCCTGGTGCCTGTGCTGATTCTTCTCACCATGCTGTTCTCCTCCACGTACAACTCCTCACCCTACTCCGACCAGGCACCTgccaagaagaggaagaagaggaactGA
- the si:ch211-167j9.5 gene encoding tyrosine kinase receptor Cad96Ca isoform X1, translating to MDLCWASSVAVYILSALLAFTVLMFILVGAACHRKYRCLLRTIQELQRSQPALLPVPQSDPAVEAEVEELPPHIPLRISSFKPPSRRMWRSREQGPPLTKSNLNLLQLIKSGKEGVFYQARMTKGTCKGHSLFTCKISKQDVRPKHVDAEVSIMRKLVHHKSVLQLLDWNTAEEPYMLFMEYVSYGTLRTFLQANRTHLSADPELQSLLTIASYHVALAMQHLRSKMIVHCDLALRNIMVSKFPWEVKVAEFGLARDLSCMTIRHSSRWRNPRQRVPLRWYPPEYFKNNNYGFKGDVWAFGILLWEMHTFGTLPYPNLETSEEVVYHICIGHKNTNPEGCRQEILQIMQDCWLEPGSLRPSFTDVVLVLENIMESDADYVEVEGPQNPVKDEVLSNSANQSVTHGVVLGYGT from the exons ATGGATCTGTGCTGGGCCTCCTCAG TGGCTGTCTACATCCTGTCTGCGCTTCTCGCCTTCACCGTGCTTATGTTCATTTTGGTGGGAGCCGCGTGTCACAGAAA ATATCGTTGTCTGCTCCGCACCATTCAAGAGCTGCAGCGGAGCCAGCCGGCGTTGCTTCCTGTCCCTCAGTCAGACCCAGcagtggaggcggaggtggaggagctgccgcCTCACATTCCCCTGCGGATCAGCTCATTCAAGCCTCCGTccaggaggatgtggaggagcagagagcag GGTCCTCCTTTGACAAAGTCAAAcctgaacctgctgcagctgatcaaATCGGGGAAGGAAGGCGTCTTCTATCAGGCCAGAATGACCAAAGGAACGTGTAAAGGCCACAGCTTGTTCACCTGCAAGATCAGCAAGCAAG ACGTCCGTCCCAAGCACGTGGATGCCGAGGTTTCCATCATGAGGAAGCTGGTTCACCACAAGAGCGTCCTGCAGCTACTGGACTGGAACACGGCTGAGG AGCCCTACATGCTGTTCATGGAGTATGTGAGCTACGGGACCCTGAGGACCTTCCTGCAGGCCAACCGGACCCACCTGAGCGCGGATCCGGAACTCCAGAGCCTCCTCACCATCGCCTCGTACCACGTGGCTCTGGCTATGCAGCATCTGCGCTCTAAAATG ATTGTGCACTGTGACCTGGCCCTGAGGAACATCATGGTCAGTAAGTTTCCGTGGGAGGTCAAAGTGGCCGAGTTCGGACTGGCTCGAGACCTGTCGTGTATGACAATTCGCCACAGCAGTCGCTGGAGAAACCCACGG CAGCGCGTGCCGCTCCGCTGGTACCCCCCAGAGTACTTCAAGAACAACAATTACGGCTTCAAAGGAGACGTGTGGGCGTTCGGCATTCTGCTGTGGGAGATGCACACATTTG GTACCTTGCCATATCCAAACCTGGAGACCTCAGAAGAAGTCGTGTACCACATCTGCATcggccataaaaacacaaaccccGAAGGCTGCAGACAAGAGAT ACTTCAAATCATGCAGGACTGTTGGCTGGAGCCGGGCTCGCTGAGGCCTTCATTCACAGACGTTGTCCTGGTGCTGGAGAACATCATGGAAAGTGATGCA GACTATGTGGAAGTTGAGGGTCCACAGAACCCGGTGAAGGATGAGGTCCTGTCTAACAGTGCTAACCAAAGTGTAACACATGGAGTTGTCCTAGGCTACGGGACATGA
- the si:ch211-167j9.5 gene encoding tyrosine kinase receptor Cad96Ca isoform X2: MDLCWASSVAVYILSALLAFTVLMFILVGAACHRKYRCLLRTIQELQRSQPALLPVPQSDPAVEAEVEELPPHIPLRISSFKPPSRRMWRSREQGPPLTKSNLNLLQLIKSGKEGVFYQARMTKGTCKGHSLFTCKISKQDVRPKHVDAEVSIMRKLVHHKSVLQLLDWNTAEEPYMLFMEYVSYGTLRTFLQANRTHLSADPELQSLLTIASYHVALAMQHLRSKMIVHCDLALRNIMVSKFPWEVKVAEFGLARDLSCMTIRHSSRWRNPRRVPLRWYPPEYFKNNNYGFKGDVWAFGILLWEMHTFGTLPYPNLETSEEVVYHICIGHKNTNPEGCRQEILQIMQDCWLEPGSLRPSFTDVVLVLENIMESDADYVEVEGPQNPVKDEVLSNSANQSVTHGVVLGYGT, translated from the exons ATGGATCTGTGCTGGGCCTCCTCAG TGGCTGTCTACATCCTGTCTGCGCTTCTCGCCTTCACCGTGCTTATGTTCATTTTGGTGGGAGCCGCGTGTCACAGAAA ATATCGTTGTCTGCTCCGCACCATTCAAGAGCTGCAGCGGAGCCAGCCGGCGTTGCTTCCTGTCCCTCAGTCAGACCCAGcagtggaggcggaggtggaggagctgccgcCTCACATTCCCCTGCGGATCAGCTCATTCAAGCCTCCGTccaggaggatgtggaggagcagagagcag GGTCCTCCTTTGACAAAGTCAAAcctgaacctgctgcagctgatcaaATCGGGGAAGGAAGGCGTCTTCTATCAGGCCAGAATGACCAAAGGAACGTGTAAAGGCCACAGCTTGTTCACCTGCAAGATCAGCAAGCAAG ACGTCCGTCCCAAGCACGTGGATGCCGAGGTTTCCATCATGAGGAAGCTGGTTCACCACAAGAGCGTCCTGCAGCTACTGGACTGGAACACGGCTGAGG AGCCCTACATGCTGTTCATGGAGTATGTGAGCTACGGGACCCTGAGGACCTTCCTGCAGGCCAACCGGACCCACCTGAGCGCGGATCCGGAACTCCAGAGCCTCCTCACCATCGCCTCGTACCACGTGGCTCTGGCTATGCAGCATCTGCGCTCTAAAATG ATTGTGCACTGTGACCTGGCCCTGAGGAACATCATGGTCAGTAAGTTTCCGTGGGAGGTCAAAGTGGCCGAGTTCGGACTGGCTCGAGACCTGTCGTGTATGACAATTCGCCACAGCAGTCGCTGGAGAAACCCACGG CGCGTGCCGCTCCGCTGGTACCCCCCAGAGTACTTCAAGAACAACAATTACGGCTTCAAAGGAGACGTGTGGGCGTTCGGCATTCTGCTGTGGGAGATGCACACATTTG GTACCTTGCCATATCCAAACCTGGAGACCTCAGAAGAAGTCGTGTACCACATCTGCATcggccataaaaacacaaaccccGAAGGCTGCAGACAAGAGAT ACTTCAAATCATGCAGGACTGTTGGCTGGAGCCGGGCTCGCTGAGGCCTTCATTCACAGACGTTGTCCTGGTGCTGGAGAACATCATGGAAAGTGATGCA GACTATGTGGAAGTTGAGGGTCCACAGAACCCGGTGAAGGATGAGGTCCTGTCTAACAGTGCTAACCAAAGTGTAACACATGGAGTTGTCCTAGGCTACGGGACATGA